One window of Cohnella hashimotonis genomic DNA carries:
- a CDS encoding C40 family peptidase produces MSINIRSRLIRKIASLGLCAAIAVSGTIFVSAPKASAAATTTVKADKIITLGKKYLGVKYRLGAPTGTTKVFDCSSFTQYIFGKYGVKLPRVSSAQATKGKTVAQSELKKGDLVFFKSSNSSKIGHVAVYIGNNKILHTYGKPGVTITSLSASYWKTHYKTAKRVL; encoded by the coding sequence ATGAGCATAAACATTCGCAGCCGTTTGATCCGCAAAATCGCCAGCCTGGGACTTTGCGCCGCCATTGCCGTTTCCGGAACGATTTTCGTCTCCGCCCCCAAAGCCTCCGCAGCCGCAACGACGACCGTCAAGGCCGACAAGATCATCACGCTCGGCAAAAAATATTTGGGCGTCAAATATCGCCTTGGGGCACCGACCGGCACGACAAAAGTGTTCGACTGCTCCAGCTTCACTCAATATATATTCGGCAAATACGGCGTCAAGCTCCCGCGCGTCTCCAGCGCGCAAGCGACAAAGGGCAAGACGGTAGCCCAATCCGAGCTCAAAAAGGGCGATCTCGTTTTTTTCAAATCCAGCAACAGCTCAAAAATCGGACATGTCGCCGTCTATATCGGCAACAACAAGATTCTTCATACGTACGGCAAGCCAGGCGTTACGATAACAAGCCTGAGCGCATCCTATTGGAAAACCCATTATAAGACGGCAAAGCGCGTACTCTAG
- a CDS encoding carbon-nitrogen hydrolase family protein gives MKMRVSAVQFALKDIKNAQEWSAQVKHYVRNAAEYGSEFVLFPEFITTPLLGIGEEAGGAGRPIGTLPEYTELYTSLFSGLAQQYGMYLFGGTHVTKRGDALRNTAFLFKPDGSWHTQDKLHITPTEAESWNVEPGDGVEVIDTPFGKVGLLTCYDIEFPEIVRMVRAKGANVIFCPSCTDDRHGFYRVRYCCHARTVENQIYIVTTGTVGSLTNVDFMRANYGQAAVIAPNDIPFPPRGILSEGDINADMLITADLDLALLDEVREAGSVMTWRDRRVDLYTDWQ, from the coding sequence ATGAAAATGAGAGTTTCCGCCGTTCAATTTGCTTTGAAGGACATAAAAAACGCGCAGGAATGGAGCGCCCAAGTCAAACACTACGTCCGCAACGCAGCCGAGTACGGCTCGGAGTTCGTGCTGTTCCCCGAGTTCATTACGACGCCCTTGCTCGGGATCGGCGAGGAGGCGGGGGGCGCGGGCCGTCCGATCGGCACGCTTCCCGAATATACGGAGCTATATACGAGTCTGTTCTCGGGTTTGGCGCAGCAGTACGGCATGTATTTGTTTGGCGGAACGCATGTGACGAAGCGCGGGGACGCTCTTCGCAATACGGCTTTTTTGTTCAAGCCGGACGGAAGCTGGCATACCCAGGACAAGCTTCACATAACGCCGACGGAAGCGGAGTCCTGGAACGTGGAGCCGGGAGACGGCGTTGAAGTGATCGATACGCCGTTCGGCAAGGTCGGCCTGCTCACTTGCTACGATATTGAGTTTCCGGAGATCGTGCGCATGGTTCGCGCCAAAGGCGCCAACGTCATTTTCTGTCCGTCCTGCACGGACGACCGGCATGGCTTCTACCGGGTGCGGTACTGTTGTCACGCAAGAACCGTGGAAAATCAAATCTATATCGTGACGACGGGAACGGTCGGGTCGCTGACCAACGTCGACTTCATGCGGGCAAACTACGGCCAGGCCGCCGTCATTGCGCCGAACGATATTCCGTTCCCGCCTCGGGGCATCCTGAGCGAAGGGGACATCAATGCGGACATGCTCATTACGGCGGATCTCGATCTGGCGCTGCTGGACGAAGTCCGCGAAGCGGGCTCCGTCATGACCTGGCGGGACCGCAGAGTCGATCTGTATACGGACTGGCAGTAA